Proteins from a single region of Haloplanus sp. GDY1:
- a CDS encoding cold-shock protein, which yields MANGKVDFFNDTGGYGFIETEDADDDVFFHMEDVGGEDLTEGTEIEFDIEQAPKGPRATNVVRV from the coding sequence ATGGCAAACGGTAAGGTTGATTTCTTCAACGACACTGGCGGCTACGGTTTCATCGAGACTGAGGATGCTGACGACGACGTGTTCTTCCACATGGAGGACGTTGGCGGCGAGGATCTGACCGAGGGGACCGAGATCGAATTCGACATCGAACAGGCCCCCAAGGGCCCGCGCGCGACGAACGTCGTTCGCGTCT